The following are from one region of the Ptychodera flava strain L36383 chromosome 15, AS_Pfla_20210202, whole genome shotgun sequence genome:
- the LOC139151101 gene encoding lipid droplet assembly factor 1-A-like, whose translation MSADSTNITPEILLNRFNNMRENIGERLHMKEMADRGIALAQEHPLITLFFAVVLAMASIPMIAFIFFIVTSLCLSFAGFVFIEGTLLTMAGVVMSGILVFISLVALGLSALLGAAWFLTSLALEMVQSTTKKINQRMMNHEKEKVEDVGGEDVSEKE comes from the exons ATGTCTGCAGACTCCACAAATATTACACCAGAGATTCTGCTGAACAGATTCAATAACATGAGGGAAAACATCGGTGAACGACTGCACATGAAAGAAATGGCTGACCGAGGAATTGCCCTGGCTCAGGAACACCCTCTGATAACTCTGTTTTTTGCTGTTGTGCTGGCAATGGCCAGCATTCCCATGATTGCTTTCATCTTCTTCATCGTAACAAGTCTCTGCCTCAGCTTTGCTGGCTTTGTATTTATTGAAG GAACATTGCTGACAATGGCTGGTGTTGTGATGTCAGGGATACTTGTCTTCATCAGCCTAGTTGCCCTTGGTCTCAGTGCTCTGTTAGGCGCAGCGTGGTTTCTCACCAGCCTTGCCCTTGAGATGGTCCAGTCAACCACCAAGAAGATCAACCAGCGGATGATGAACCACGAAAAGGAAAAAGTTGAAGACGTCGGTGGTGAGGATGTTTCAGAGAAGGAATGA
- the LOC139151100 gene encoding tyrosine--tRNA ligase, mitochondrial-like, whose amino-acid sequence MAASTRINVCAITSRYSKFRICISHMSRPNKIHCHQINCIRPYASSNILTLHERGIFNDIFPDGSDELPKLLISGPQHIYCGFDPTADSLHIGNLLALISLIHCQRAGHNSIALIGGATALIGDPSGKTKERDPLSKSAAESNIRCIHDSLTRIFSNHERCIWKKDKPLPPVRILNNMDWYKDKNLIDFLSTVGRYFRMGTMLSRHSVKTRLKSPEGMNLTEFLYQAFQAYDFYHLHKKYGCQIQIGGTDQLGNIMAGHELISRITEKQVYGLAVPLVTTTTGDKLGKTEGNAVWLNADKTSSFELFQYFIRLPDIQMERYLKLFTFLPMNEIEDTMRKHRNKPENRTAQKKLAEQVTLLVHGDEGLNKAIRFTNALYSGSPETLQQLSGAELKGLFKSAPSTVVTLEPGITILQLGRLANCLPQGGKAEQIIRDGGFHVNYKKVTNPNQVLLQGEHILCNDLTLLKVGKKNYHIVQWVY is encoded by the exons ATGGCAGCGTCCACGAGAATTAACGTGTGTGCAATAACATCAAG atattCCAAGTTTAGAATTTGTATTTCTCACATGTCCAGACCAAATAAAATCCACTGTCACCAAATCAACTGCATCAGACCCTATGCCAGTAGCAACATTCTAACTCTTCATGAAAGAGGCATCTTCAATGATATATTCCCTGATGGAAG CGATGAACTTCCAAAGTTGCTGATTTCAGGTCCACAGCATATTTACTGTGGCTTTGATCCGACAGCTGACAGTCTCCACATTGGCAATTTACTAGCACTGATATCCCTGATCCATTGTCAGAGAGCTGGACACAACTCCATTGCACTG ATAGGGGGCGCTACAGCACTCATAGGAGATCCCAgtgggaaaacaaaagaaagagaCCCCTTGTCAAAGAGCGCAGCTGAAAGTAACATCAGATGTATCCATGACAGTCTAACAAGAATTTTCAGCAACCATGAAAGGTGCATATGGAAGAAAGATAAACCCCTGCCACCAGTCAG GATACTGAACAACATGGACTGGTACAAGGACAAAAATTTGATTGACTTCTTGTCAACAGTCGGCAGATATTTCCGAATGGGAACCATGTTGTCCAGACACAG TGTGAAGACAAGATTGAAAAGTCCAGAAGGGATGAATCTCACAGAATTCCTGTACCAGGCTTTCCAAGCTTATGACTTCtatcatttacataaaaaatatggctgccaaatacAG ATTGGAGGAACAGATCAACTTGGGAATATAATGGCCGGGCATGAATTGATCAGCAGAATTACAGAGAAACAGGTTTATG GCCTTGCTGTTCCCTTGGTAACCACGACAACAGGTGACAAACTGGGCAAAACTGAGGGAAATGCCGTATGGTTGAATGCTGATAAAACGTCGTCATTTGAATTGTTTCAG TATTTCATTAGGCTACCAGACATCCAAATGGAAAGATATTTGAAACTCTTTACTTTTTTGCCAATGAATGAAATAGAAGACACCATGAGGAAACATAGG aacAAACCAGAGAACAGAACAGCCCAGAAAAAATTGGCAGAACAAGTAACGTTACTAGTACATGGAG ATGAGGGTCTGAACAAAGCAATACGCTTCACCAATGCCCTGTACAGTGGCAGCCCGGAAACACTGCAGCAGTTGAGTGGGGCAGAGTTGAAAGGCCTCTTTAAGAGTGCGCCCTCAACAGTTGTAACATTGGAGCCTGGGATAACCATCTTGCAGTTAGGAAGGCTTGCCAACTGTCTGCCTCAGGGAG GTAAAGCAGAGCAGATCATCAGAGACGGTGGATTTCACGTCAATTACAAGAAAGTGACAAACCCAAACCAAGTCCTGCTGCAGGGTGAACATATACTCTGTAATGACCTCACTCTTCTAAAAGTTG GTAAGAAGAATTACCACATCGTCCAGTGGGTTTACTAG